The sequence below is a genomic window from Desulfomicrobium macestii.
CTGGGCTCAGGTTCGACGCGGCGGGATCGAAGACGAAATAGACGGAGCTCAGGCCATCGCTGCCAAGGTCCAGATATCCGGCCCCAAGCAGACGACCGTCCTCCTCGTAGCGGGCCAGCAGGTTCGGGCAGGGCGAGGAGTGCAGGTTGGCGATGAATTCGTCGAAGGTGCTCTCTTGTCCGAAACGAACCCTGGAATGTACATGATACAGGTCAAAAAGTTCTTTTTCGTAGCGAACCGGGCCAAAACTGACGCCGACATGACTACAGCGGCGCAGCACGCGTTTTTGCCCGCGGCTGGGCTGGAATCGGTGCACGGGGATACGCAGGGGGGTGCAGGCCCGGCAATCCGGGCAGGCGGGACGAAAGAAATAGTGGCCGAACTTGCGCCAGCCCCGGGACAGAAACCAGGAAAGCTCGGCGGCGTTCAGGCTGTCGGCGAAGAAGAAGGAATAGACCAAGGTCCTGTCCGGCAGATAGGGGCAGGGCGCGGGTGGCGACAATTCGGGTTGGGAGTAGAGAATCATGGCCGCGCCCAATGCTCCTTGCGCACACCGGACGACATGCGGGATTCGTCCCGCTCGATGCCGTCCGGCCTGCTCATTGCCGTTCTATTTCGCCGTCTTGGACCAGGAATCACGCAATGTGACGGTCCTGTTGAAGACCGGGCGGCCGGGCCCGTGATCATGGCGGTCCGCGCAGAAAAAGCCCTGCCGCTCGAACTGGAAGCGCGCCTCGGGCGCGGCCTGGATCAGGGATTTTTCGACCTTGCAGTCGGTCAGCACCTCCAGGGAGGCCGCGTTGATCTGGGTCAGGAAGTCGGCATCCTTGCCCGGTGATTCCACCGTGAAGAGGCGGTCATAGAGGCGTATCTCGGCCTGTGCGCAGTGCCGGGCGCCGACCCAGTGCAGGGTGCCCTTGACCTTGCGCCCGTCGGGGGCGTCCCCGCCCCGGCTTTCGGGGTCATAGGTGCAGATCACGGCCATGATGGTCCCGTCGGATTTTTTGAGCACATCCTGGCAGGTCACCAGATAGGCGCCGCGCAGGCGCACCTCGCGACCGGGCGAGAGGCGAAAATACTTGCCGGGCGGGTTTTCCATGAAATCCTCGGCTTCGATGAAGACCTCGCGCGAGAAGCCGACCTTCCGGCTGCCCATTTCGGGGTTTTTGGGATGGTTGGCCAGTTCGAAGAACTCTTCCTTGTCTTCGGGGTAGTTCTCGATGATCAGCTTGATCGGCCGCAGTACGGCCATGGCCCGGGGGGCGGCCGCGTCCAGATTCTCGCGCACGCAGTTTTCGAGCACGCCCATGTCCACGCAGCTGTCCGAGCGACTGACCCCGATGCGCTCGCAGAAGTCGCGGATGGCTGCGGGCGGAAAGCCCCGACGGCGCAGGCCGGAGATGGTTGGCATGCGTGGATCGTCCCAGCCCGCCACGACGCCGCCATCGACCAGGTTCTTGAGCTTGCGCTTGCTGGTCACGGTATAGTTGATGTTCAGACGGTTGAATTCGTACTGAACGGGACGGCTGGGAACATCGAGCTGGTCGAGGAACCAGTCGTAGAGGGGCTTGTGGTCCGCGAATTCGAGGGTGCAGATGGAGTGGGTGATGTGCTCCAGCGAATCGGACAGGCCATGGGCGAAGTCGTACATGGGGTAGATGCACCACGCATTTTTCGTGTTCTGGTGCTCCTGATGCAGGATGCGGTACAGGGCCGGGTCGCGCATGTTCATGTTCGGCGAGGCCATGTCTATCTTGGCCCGCAGGATGTGCGCGCCTTCGGGGAATTCCCCTGCGCGCATGCGGGAGAAGAGATCCAGGTTTTCCTCCACGGAGCGGTCGCGGTAGGGGCTGTTTTTGCCGGGTTCGGTCAGGGTGCCGCGATACAGGCGCGTGTCTTCGGCGCAGAGCGAACAGACATAGGCCTTGCCCTTGGTGATCAGCTCAACCGCGAAATCATGAAGGCGATCGAAGTAGTCCGAGGCATGGTAGAGGTGCTCACCCCAGTCGAAGCCGAGCCAGCGCACGTCCTCCTTGATGGAATTTACGTAGACCGGATCTTCCTTGCCCGGGTTGGTGTCGTCGAATCGCAGATGGCAGCGTCCGCCGTAATCGCGCGCCAGGCCGAAGTTCAGGCAGATGGACTTGGCGTGACCGATATGCAGGAACCCGTTGGGCTCGGGGGGAAATCGGGTGCAGACCCGGCCGTCGTTCTTGTTGCTTCTGAGGTCTTCTTCGATGATGGCGCGCAAAAAATTTGAGGGTGCGGATGGCGTGTCCATGGTGATCCTTGAATGCTGCGTGGCGTCTTTGGGGTTATGAGTGTTGATCGCTTACGGTCAGGGGCATGGGCTCACAAGCCCGCCCGTTGATATGGGCCAGGAGCGCGTCGCGGGTGCTCGGAAAGGCCAGCTTGTCCCAGGGTATCTGCTCGCGCGTGAAGAGGCCGAGGTCTTCGGTTTCCTCGCCCGCGCTGGGTTCCGCCGTGTCCATGTGGGCGCTGTAGACGATGATGACCGGCGGCCATCCTGCATAGGAGAAGACGCCGACCAGTCCGTCCAGGGTGATGTCGAGATTCACCTCTTCGCGGATTTCGCGGATGGCGGCCAGTTCGACGGGCTCGCCCTCATCCACGTAGCCTCCGGGCAGGAGCCATTTGTGGCTGTCGTCCGGGCGCTTGCGGCGCAGGAGCAGGATCTTGTCGCCGATTTCGAGAATGACGCAGGTCACGACCTTGGGGTCGAGATAGACTACGCCGGCGCATTTCGAGCAGACCAGGCGGGGCGGCTCGTCCGGGCGCAGGCGTTGCAACTCCAGGGGGGCTCCGCAGGCGGGGCAGAAACGGTAGCGGTCGTGGCGGATGGGACCGGCGGTTGTGGTCATGAGTAGGTATTGGTCCTGATCGTGTGATCCTTGAGGGTTTCGCGGGCGTGACCCGCGAGGGATTTGGCCGGATACCCGATGCTGATGATGGATTCAACCCGCAAATGGGGTGGTATGTGCAGAATCTCGCGCACGCGGTCCTCGGCCGATCTTTCCTGGTCGTGGGGGCGCAGGCGGATCTGCACCCAGCAACTGCAAAGGCCCAGGCTTTCGCATGCCAACTGCAGGATGATGGAGGCGATGGCGCAGTCCTCGATCCAGGTGTCGGCCTTGTCCTCGTTGCCGAGCACGGCCACGCCCAGAGCCGCCTCGCGCAGAAAATGCGCGCCGTGCGGCTTGGCCGTGGACAGGGCCTCAAGGAGGGACTTGTCCGTGACGAAAATGAATTCCCAGGGATCGAGCCCCCTGGATGACGGCGAGCGCAGCACGGCCTCCTTGAGCTGGGCCAGGACTTCGGGCTCGATGGCTTGCGGAGTGTAGTGGCGGATGCTGCGGCGTTTGCGCAGGATTTCGAGCATATTTTCTTCTCCCGGGCCGATCTTCAAGGATCGGCCATGGTGGTTGTGCGCGCACTCCTTGATCAGTGCGGACGCATACCGTATCAAAGCCCTCATTGGGCGGCAATCGCCTAATCCTGATGCTATCCCAGGAGGAACAATGGAGGAACAATGGAGGAACAATGGATGGACTGATTCTCGTCTTGACAGCGCTGGCCGGGTGTCTCATGCCGGTCCAGCCGGCCGTTAACGCCGTGACCGCACAACTGATGAGCAGTCCGTACCTGGCCTCGTTCTTTTCCTTTCTGACCGGAACGTTGGTCTTGGGCCTGTTGTGCCTGACCCTGCGCCTGTCCTGGCCCGACGGGAAAATCATGATGAGCCTGCCGTGGTGGGCCTGGACGGCCGGGCCCATGGGGGCCTTCTTCGTGACTATGACCATCGTCGCCGTGCCGCGCCTTGGAGCCATGAGCGTCATGGCTCTCTTGATCGCCGGACAGATGGGCATCTCCCTGGTTCTCGATCATTTCGGGTGGCTTGGAATCCCGGCCCAGCCCATCTCCCTGTGGCGGATTCTGGGCGCGATCCTGCTCTTCACCGGCGTGGTGCTGATCCGCAAATTTTAAGGAGCTTGCTTATGAAAACAGCGCTGTTCGTATTCAACGGCGACCCCATGTGCTTTATCCACGTACTTCTGAACGCGCTCGACATGCACGCCGCCGGTCACGAAGTGCGCATCGTCATGGAAGGCGCGTCCGTGGCCCTGCCCCCGGCCCTGGTCAAGCCCGAGCACCCCCTGGCCAAGCTTTTCGCCAAGGTCCGCGAGGCCGGGCTGCTTGACGGCGCATGCAAGGCCTGCTCCGTCAAGCTCGGCGTCGCCGCCGAGGTCGAAGCCGCGGGTGTCGCGCTCATCGGCGACATGAACGGCCATCCGTCCATGCGCTCCTACATGGAAGCGGGATGGCAGGTCATCACGTTTTGATCCGGGACAGCCAGACCTGCCGGGGTGATGACGCTCCGCTGGTCATCCGGGTCGGTTCGCTCAACCCGGTCAAGCTCGGAGCCATCCGCGAGGTCATGAGCGGGCCTTTCCCCCTGGCCCGGTTCGAGCCCGTGTCCGCTCCCTCCGAGGTGCCGGATCAGCCTCTCGGGCTGGAAGAGACCCTGCGCGGAGCAAAGAACCGCGCCAGGAACGCCTTTGCCGGTTGCACCCTGTCAGTGGCCCTGGAATCGGGGCTCATCGAGGTGCCCGGATCCAACACCGGCTATATGAACCTGACGGCCTGCGCCATTTTCGACGGCCGTGAAATGTATCTGGGGCTGGGTCCCGCCTTTGAGCTGCCCCCGGAAGTGACCCGGCTGGTAGTGGTCGAGGGCCTGGAACTTGATCCGGCCGTGCGTCGGGCCGGGCTGACCGAAAACGAGCGTATCGGTTACGCCCAGGGCATCATCGGGGTCTTGAGCTGCGGCCGGGTCACGCGCATGGATTACAGTCGCCCGGCGGTGTCCATGGCCCTGGTCCGCATGGGGCTTTAGCCGCCTGACCCCGTTCCGCGGGCTGTCCGCGTCGCCTTGAAAAAACCGATTTTAGTGTGCATTGTCATGCCCTGCGGTCCCGGTTTTCTTGGCGCGCCCAATTTTGTTGGTCCACCTGCAGGAATCGTTTTAAAATAATCGTACGTTCAACCATATTGCCAACGAGGAAAATATGTCCCGCTCATATCTGGTCTATCGCTGCAAGGAAGGAGAGGTGCTCAAGAAGCCCGAGGCCGTCATCGCCCTTTGGGACGAGGATGTGCCGCGTTTCTCCGAAATCCTGGACGAGGCCACTGCCTCGCATCCCTCAAGGGCCCGCAAGCCAGGGGAATACTGGGAGATCGTGACCAAGGAAAAGGCCGACCCCTATGACTGGGAAAAGGTCGTGGCGCCGGTGAAGAACAAGGACCACGATCCGCTTGGCGACATGTGGAAGGAGCGCGCCAAGATCGAGAAATTGATGGAAGAGGGCGCGAGCCTGGAGCAGGCCCTGGACGTCATGACGCCGTTCAGCCACACTTTTCGCTACGAATCCGAGGCTCCAAAAAATCTTCTTCCCAAGATGGGCGAAGTCGAATCGTAGCATTTTCGGGGCCCCGGCGCCCCGCAAAGGAGACGCTCATGCGCTGGATCATGCTGTGCCTGCTTCTCATTCCCCTGCCCGGATTTTGCGGCGGCCCGGTTCTGTCCTCGGGCCAGTTGCTTTACGTGCCCGTGTATTCGCACATCTACACCGGGGACAAGGAGCGGCCGTTCAATCTGGCCGTGACCCTGTCCATCCGCAATACCGATCCGAGCGGCAGTCTGAAGCTTACGGCGGTGGACTATTACGATACCGACGGGCATTTGGTCCGACACTACCTTGACGCGCCTTTGGTGATGAAGCCGCTGGCCTCGATTCGTTACGTGGTGGCCGAAAAGGACGTAAAGGGCGGTTCGGGCGCCAATTTTCTGGTGCGCTGGGAGGCCTTGGATGCAATCAATGTCCCGGTGGTGGAGTCGGTCATGATCGGAGCCCAGTCGGGACAGGGTATTTCATTCACTTCCCAGGCGAGGGAAATTCAAGAACACTCACACGATTAGGGAGTACGGATGGAGAACGTGATGGAAGAACTTGAGGCGTTTGTTTCCAAGTGGGACACCTGCGACGCCAGGGAAGCATTTCTGGTTTTCAGACAGGCTCTTGAGGCTGTCGATGGCGTAACCCTTGATTTCAAGGCCCGCCCGGGCATCACCTATTCCCTGCGCGGCGCGCATCCGGCCCAGCAGGGGCGGGACCTCTTCGCGCTGATCGACGTCATAGACGACGATCCGGAACAGCGCTGGCTTTCGGTCTGCTTTTACGACGATCTGGTCACCGACGAACAGGAGCAGGGCGACTGGGTCCCCGGCGGTCTCATGGGCGAGGATGCCCGCTGCTTCAACGTCGACGAGGCCGACGAGGATCTCGTGGCCTATGTGGTCGAGCGCATCCGCGAAGCCGGAGCCGGCGCGGCAAAATAGGGCGGCTCGGCTTTTTTGACCGAAGAGGGCGTGTCCTTGCCGGTCACGGCCCATACCCTGCGGACGTTGAGCGGATCACTGCTGTTATGTTCAGGAGCAGCGCATGGCTTATATTCTGGCCGCCGACATCGGCGGGACAAACAGCCGTTTTGGTCTTTTCGGTCATTTTCCGGGCCAGGATCCGGAACTTCTGGAGTCATTTGACGTCCTGACCGACTCTGTCTCTTCCCTTGAGCAATTGCTGGGGCGGATTCGGGAGGAGGGCTTGGGCCTTGACCCCATGGACGCGGATCAGGTCGTCCTGGCCGTGGCCGGACCTGTTCGGGGCGGGAAGAGTTGCAGCTTGACCAATGCCTCCTGGGACATCGATCTGCGTGAGTCCGCGGGCGGATTGCCGTTTGAGCGAACCGTCCTGGTCAACGATTTCGTGGCTCAGGCCCTTGGCTGCCGGACCCGCGACGCGGCTGGGTCCTCCATTTCGATACAAAAGGGAGTGCCCCGGCCCGGAGTGGTGGCGGCGGCGGGCCCGGGGACGGGGCTCGGCCTTTGCGCCCTGGCTCCCCTGGCCGCCGGGTGTCCTGATTTTCTGGCCCTGCCCTCCGAGGGCGGGCACGCCCCCCTGGCCTTTGTCACCGAACACGAGTTCGAGTTTCTGCGCTTTCTCAAGGACCGAACCGGCCATTCCCACGCATGCGGCGACATCGTGGTTTCGGGACGGGGCCTTGTCGCCATGCACCTGTTTCTGACGGGGCGCGACCTGTCTCCGGCGGAGGTTGCCCGGGAGATCGGGCCCGAAAGCGAAACGACTGCCTGGTTCGCACGGTTCTTCGGCCGCGTGTGCAGGGGCTATGTTCTCAATGTGCTGGCCTTGGGCGGCCTTGACCTTTGCGGCGGGATAGCGGTCAAAAATCCCTTTTTTGCCACTCACGACGAATTTTTGCGCGAATTTTGCGATTGCCCGACCTATGGGCATCTTCTGGCCGAGGTTCCCATCCGGCTTATCACCATCCCCGACACGGGCCTTCGCGGCGCTGCCAGCCACGGAAGATCGCTTCTTGACGCGGGAATAAAGGACGCCAGCCACGTTTTTGTGAGGTAGCAACCTACGAAAGTGTCGGTATTTTTTAAGCGTCAAGTATAAAAATCAGATAGTTGTGGCTGGCACAAGAGCTGCTTCAGTCTCCTCAACAGGAGGCTGCCATGCCCGTCATCACAACGCCTTTCGGAGTTCTTGAAACCCTTCCCGACATCGAGTTTTTTTCGGGCGGCGCCGTGCAGTCCTGCATCGCCGCCCGGTCCTGTACCCTGTCCACGCCCCTTGGTCCCCTAGTCCCCCAGTTCACCGCCAGCAGCCTGCGCAAGCGCCAGTTGCCGGCCATCTCCTTTCATCCAAACGGCATGATCCGCAATCTTCCGCTGGAAGAGCAGGTCATGGTCCCGACTCCGCTGGGCATGCTGCCTGCCGAGCAGGTCACCTTCTACGATACCGGAGCCGTCAAGCGCGTCTTTCCCTTGAACGGAACCTTGAGCGGCTACTGGACCCAGGAGGACGAGGCCGCCATGGCCACGCCCCTGGTCCTGGACACGCCCATCGGATGCGCCCGGGTCAAGGCGGTCTGCGTCTATTTTGGTCCCGAAGGCAATCTGCGCAGCCTGACCCTGTGGCCGGGCACGGTGCTCGAAGTGCCCACTCCGCTTGGAAACATCGGCGCACGGTCCGGAGTTTCGTTTTTCGACAGCGGCGTGCTGCGCTCCTTGGAACCGGCCAGCCCCGTGGCCGTGCGGACGCCTCTGGGCGAACTTCTGGCCTTTGATCAGGATGCGGTGGGTATCTGCGGCGATCAAAATTCACTGCGCTTTCGCGAGAATGGAGCCTTGCTTGGCCTGACGACGTCGGCTCACGCTTTCGAGGTGGAGCTGGAAAACGGCCGCAGGAGGTCCCTGACCCCGCCTTTGCGCCGTCACCCTTGTGACGGCGAACGCATGGAGGCGGGCTCCATCACTCTTGATTTCAGCCCTGGACAGGTCAGCTTCACGTTCGCGGATTCCCCGCGCATCAAGGTCAGGACCGAAGGAGTCACGGCGTCCCGATTTTTTCTGCCGCTGCCCGGACTGTCGCCCATGTGTTCCATGGGCGCGGGCAAGTGGTAGACCCACACGAACCAATCCGCAAAGGAGGAACTGTGAACGTAAGTTGTCTGGAAAAAGTGGTGGAATACGCATCCATGCCCCTGCATGGGACACTCTCGCGCAAGCTCAGAAAAGGACTCAAGATTCAGATCAACGAAGGCCGGACCTATGAAAAGGCCGTCCTGTTCCTGGGTTCCGACTTTCTTCGCGTGACCGAGAAGGAAGAAGGAATGTCCGTAAATACCTACTATGGCTGGGAGGAGATCGCCTCCATCCGTACGTACAGTTCGGAACCGGAGGAATAGCCTTACGGGGCCAGCCCCCCGGACCAAGACCGGTCCCACCGAGGCATCGGTTGGGACCTGGTCATTTCAATGCTGAATTTTCCCGCTTGCCCCTGACGGAATCGAAAAACCGGAAATGACTGACGCCAGACATTTAAACCGGTTTGACCCGCGCGGGTTTCCTTTTTTCATGGGTGATGATTGCGCGGCCTATCCCGCCATCCGGCGCAAGGCGGTGAGGAAGCGCGAGCGCAGCTTTTCGCCGAGGAGCGCGCGTTTGACCGGCGGGAGTTTCAGGAATCCGCCGACAAGGGCGCGCATGAACTCCTGGGTGCGGCTCTCAGGATTGTCGAAGATGAAGGTCTGGAAGGTGTCGCGCTCCAGCGCCTGCAGCATGACCCGCTCGAAGCTGTCCTCGGGGTGATACACTTTTTGCGGGCGAGGCTTAAGGGTGAGCGCCCCGGTCGGACATTTCAGGGCGCAGACCCCGCAGCCCAGGCACACGGCTTCGATCAGGGCCAGTTTCGCGGGTTTGCGGGACGCACTGGCGGCGTCTTCCCGTGGGTGCATGCTCACGGCGTTGACCGGGCAGGCCTTGGCGCACAGGCCGCAGCCCGTGCACAGGTTTTCGTCCACCACGGCCACGAAGTTCGATGTGACCAGGATGCCCGTGTAACCGGTCTCCCGCACGCCCTGGAGCAGATTGCAGCAGCAGCCGCAGCAGTGGCAGATGAAGCCGGCGTCGCGGCGGACGTTGTCGGCGGTCAGGGTCAGGCCCTGGTCCCGGGAGCGGGCCAGGATGTCGCGCATCTGCATCCTGTCTATGGGTTTGGCGAAGCCGTTGCGGATCAGGAAGCGCGCGCCGGTGCCCATGGAGGTGCAGGTGTCCATGGGCGTGCGGCAGGGCGCGTGCCCGAGATGGTGCTTCTCGTGGCGGCAGGAGCACAGCCCGAGTGAAAATTCCGTGTGTTCCTCGATGAGCGCGGAAGCCTTCTCGTAATCCAGGATCTCCACATGTTCCCCCAGCGCCTCTTCGTGCGGCAGGGTGCGCATGACCGAGGTGGCCTGGCCGTCCCCGAAATTGGCGTGCAGGAAATCCTTGTCCCCGAACATGTAGGCCTGAAAAAGCTCCGCCCAGCGTGCACGCGGCAGATCCGGCCCGGTGCGCATCATGGTGAACTCGAAGAAGCCGATGACAATGGGGCTGACCATGTACTGGTAGCGCGCGCCGTCCCAGATATCGATGACCAGCCCTTTTGCGCAGAGTCCCTCGATCATGGGGCGCAGGGCGTCTTCGGGTTCGCCCAGCATGGTCGAGATGCGCTCCAGGGTAGAGGGGCGGTAGGGCATGCGCGCGACCAGTTCGGCCTCGGGCCTGGAATACAGCTCTTCCACCAACTGTCTGAAGATCGGTGTCCATGGAGTGCGCACCGGGGCCTGGTCGAGGCGGTGTCCAAGTTTGCGGAAGATGTCCTTGCTTGTGATGTGTCCCATGATGATCCCTGGTTGCGCGGTTGATGGGCGATGATGCCCCCGCCCCGGCCGGAATTGCAAGCACGAATCCGTTCATTCGCGCCACGCGGCGTTGACAAGCGCGTCAGACTGGTTCAGACATTGGTCCTACCAATTTATCGGGTCGTTCGCGGCATGTCCTGCGCGGCCTCCATCGGGAGGATCTCATGTTTGAAGTAGTCGCTTTGTATCTGGCCGTGGGCGCGGTGGCTGGCGTTCTGGCCGGATTGCTGGGCATCGGGGGCGGACTTGTCATCGTGCCCATGCTGGTTTTTTGCATGGAGTTGCAGAATCTGCCCCAGGAGCTGATCATGCATCTGGCGCTGGGCACCTCCATGGCCAGCATCATGTTCACCTCGGTTTCGAGCTTCATGGCCCATCATCGCCGGGGCGCGGTGGAGTGGAGCGTGGTCAGGCGCATCGTGGCGGGCATCCTGGTCGGTACGTTCCTCGGAGCCTGGGTGGCCGCGCAGATGAGCACCGGGGCGCTCAAGATATTCTTCGTCATTTTTCTTTACTACGTCTGTTACCAGATGCTCTCCGGGAAGAAACCCAAGCCGTCGCGCGTGATGCCGGGAACGGCAGGGATGTTTGGGGCCGGCAATGTCATCGGGGTGGTTTCGAGCCTGGTCGGCATCGGCGGGGGCACCCTTTCCGTGCCGTTCATGGTCTGGCACAACATTCCCATCCATAAGGCCATAGGCACTTCCGCCGCCATAGGCTTTCCCATCGCCGTGGCAGGAACGGTGGGCTACATCATGAACGGCTGGGGCGTGGACACCCTGCCGCCCTATTCCCTGGGCTATGTCTCTCTGGTGGCCTTGGTCTCCATTGCGGTCATGAGTGTCATCACCGCTCCCTTGGGCGTGCGACTGGCACACAGCCTGCCCGTGGACAAATTGAAGAGGGTGTTCGCTCTGATCCTCTTTCTGGTCGGCACCAAGATGCTGGTTTCGCTTTTCTAGCCGGGGCGGGGCGGCCGGGTCTTTTGCGGTCCCGGTTTTTTGCCCGGCCGGATGATTGCGTCTTTGAGTGATCCGGAACGATTCTTCCATAGCGGGGAATCGTTCCGTTTTTTTTGGCCTTTTGCCAGGCGCTCTCGGCCGCTTTCAGCCAACCGGAAGCCGGAGCGTTCGGCTTTGGGACAGGGGCGGTCCTACATGTACCAGCGCCAGCTTTGCCCGGCCCGGAAGAGTTCACGCAGGGTGAGCGGCCTGTTGCCGGCGATCTTCTTGGCCAGATAGATGAAGAGGTAGGCTGTCTGGAGGGCATCGCCCAGGGCATCGTGGGCCGTGAAGCGGGGCAGTTCAAACTCCCGGGCCAGGTCGGTCAGCACATAGGAGATGCTCAGGTTGTACTGTTCGTAATGCGAGGGCGTGCGTTTCTCGCGCCACAGCATGGCCATGCGCATGGTGTCGAGGCAGGGGTTGGCCAAGGGGCGGCCGTGATTTTTTTTGCAGGCCCTGTTCAGGAAACTCATGTCCAGCCCCACGTGGTGCCCGACGATGAGGGTGCCCTTGCAGAATTCGATCAGTCCGGGAAGAACCTCGGCCAGGGGCGGAGCCTCGGCGATGGCCTCGGGGGTGATGCGGTGGATGAGGGTGCTTGTCTTGGGGAGCGGGATGCTGGGCCGCACCAGAATGCTGAAACTTTCGCCTGGCACGATGGCCAGTCCGCGCACACGCACGGCTCCAATGGAGACGATCTCCTCCTTGCGAGCGGAGAGGCCGGTCAGCTCCGTGTCCAGCACCGTGTAGACGTACTCCTCCAGGGGGCGGGTCTGGTCCAGCTTTCGGCACAGACGGTTGTTTTCGTCCAGCGCGGGCAGGCTTGAGGCCCTTTGACCAAGCCCCATCAGGGCGAGCAGATTTTTCGGTGTGGGAAGATTCATGCTCATGCCATGTTCAGCCGGAAGACTTCGCGCAGCACTCCGTGCAGCGGGGTGATCACTCCAAAGGCTTCGCGCAGGGTTCTTTTTTCCAGGGCCGAGAGGGTCCCCGGGTCAAGGCGGTTATCCGGTGGCACGCCCTGCTCCATCTGTTCGAGCTGGTGCATGAGCCGTGAATGCAGCAGGAATTCGAAGGCCTCCCGCGCTTCGTGGAACAAATCGCGCGACAGATGCCCCTCCTGATGCAGCAGTTCAAGCCTGCCGAGGGTGCTCGTTTCGCGGATGCCGTAATAAAGGGCCATGACCCGCGCAAAATCCATGAAGGGCAGCAGGCCCCTGGTCTTTATGTCCAGTGTGTTCTTGTGGGCTCCATCCTTTTCGACCATGAAATTCTTGAAAAATGTCAGCGGCGGTTTGGAGTTCAGGCATTCCGCGGCCAGGTAGCGCAGGAACAGATCCTTGCCGGCGCAGGCGTTG
It includes:
- a CDS encoding arginyltransferase yields the protein MILYSQPELSPPAPCPYLPDRTLVYSFFFADSLNAAELSWFLSRGWRKFGHYFFRPACPDCRACTPLRIPVHRFQPSRGQKRVLRRCSHVGVSFGPVRYEKELFDLYHVHSRVRFGQESTFDEFIANLHSSPCPNLLARYEEDGRLLGAGYLDLGSDGLSSVYFVFDPAASNLSPGIFSVLREIEETKKRGLAHYYLGYVVPGCERMAYKAGFHPHQLFCWEDGLWHEDGEEPKSPSPGILHPFSGWTGPD
- a CDS encoding glutamine--tRNA ligase/YqeY domain fusion protein; translated protein: MDTPSAPSNFLRAIIEEDLRSNKNDGRVCTRFPPEPNGFLHIGHAKSICLNFGLARDYGGRCHLRFDDTNPGKEDPVYVNSIKEDVRWLGFDWGEHLYHASDYFDRLHDFAVELITKGKAYVCSLCAEDTRLYRGTLTEPGKNSPYRDRSVEENLDLFSRMRAGEFPEGAHILRAKIDMASPNMNMRDPALYRILHQEHQNTKNAWCIYPMYDFAHGLSDSLEHITHSICTLEFADHKPLYDWFLDQLDVPSRPVQYEFNRLNINYTVTSKRKLKNLVDGGVVAGWDDPRMPTISGLRRRGFPPAAIRDFCERIGVSRSDSCVDMGVLENCVRENLDAAAPRAMAVLRPIKLIIENYPEDKEEFFELANHPKNPEMGSRKVGFSREVFIEAEDFMENPPGKYFRLSPGREVRLRGAYLVTCQDVLKKSDGTIMAVICTYDPESRGGDAPDGRKVKGTLHWVGARHCAQAEIRLYDRLFTVESPGKDADFLTQINAASLEVLTDCKVEKSLIQAAPEARFQFERQGFFCADRHDHGPGRPVFNRTVTLRDSWSKTAK
- a CDS encoding NUDIX hydrolase, with the protein product MTTTAGPIRHDRYRFCPACGAPLELQRLRPDEPPRLVCSKCAGVVYLDPKVVTCVILEIGDKILLLRRKRPDDSHKWLLPGGYVDEGEPVELAAIREIREEVNLDITLDGLVGVFSYAGWPPVIIVYSAHMDTAEPSAGEETEDLGLFTREQIPWDKLAFPSTRDALLAHINGRACEPMPLTVSDQHS
- a CDS encoding nitroreductase family protein, which translates into the protein MLEILRKRRSIRHYTPQAIEPEVLAQLKEAVLRSPSSRGLDPWEFIFVTDKSLLEALSTAKPHGAHFLREAALGVAVLGNEDKADTWIEDCAIASIILQLACESLGLCSCWVQIRLRPHDQERSAEDRVREILHIPPHLRVESIISIGYPAKSLAGHARETLKDHTIRTNTYS
- a CDS encoding DMT family transporter encodes the protein MDGLILVLTALAGCLMPVQPAVNAVTAQLMSSPYLASFFSFLTGTLVLGLLCLTLRLSWPDGKIMMSLPWWAWTAGPMGAFFVTMTIVAVPRLGAMSVMALLIAGQMGISLVLDHFGWLGIPAQPISLWRILGAILLFTGVVLIRKF
- a CDS encoding DsrE family protein — encoded protein: MKTALFVFNGDPMCFIHVLLNALDMHAAGHEVRIVMEGASVALPPALVKPEHPLAKLFAKVREAGLLDGACKACSVKLGVAAEVEAAGVALIGDMNGHPSMRSYMEAGWQVITF
- the yjjX gene encoding inosine/xanthosine triphosphatase, with the translated sequence MAGHHVLIRDSQTCRGDDAPLVIRVGSLNPVKLGAIREVMSGPFPLARFEPVSAPSEVPDQPLGLEETLRGAKNRARNAFAGCTLSVALESGLIEVPGSNTGYMNLTACAIFDGREMYLGLGPAFELPPEVTRLVVVEGLELDPAVRRAGLTENERIGYAQGIIGVLSCGRVTRMDYSRPAVSMALVRMGL
- a CDS encoding DUF3124 domain-containing protein, with translation MRWIMLCLLLIPLPGFCGGPVLSSGQLLYVPVYSHIYTGDKERPFNLAVTLSIRNTDPSGSLKLTAVDYYDTDGHLVRHYLDAPLVMKPLASIRYVVAEKDVKGGSGANFLVRWEALDAINVPVVESVMIGAQSGQGISFTSQAREIQEHSHD
- a CDS encoding glucokinase; translated protein: MAYILAADIGGTNSRFGLFGHFPGQDPELLESFDVLTDSVSSLEQLLGRIREEGLGLDPMDADQVVLAVAGPVRGGKSCSLTNASWDIDLRESAGGLPFERTVLVNDFVAQALGCRTRDAAGSSISIQKGVPRPGVVAAAGPGTGLGLCALAPLAAGCPDFLALPSEGGHAPLAFVTEHEFEFLRFLKDRTGHSHACGDIVVSGRGLVAMHLFLTGRDLSPAEVAREIGPESETTAWFARFFGRVCRGYVLNVLALGGLDLCGGIAVKNPFFATHDEFLREFCDCPTYGHLLAEVPIRLITIPDTGLRGAASHGRSLLDAGIKDASHVFVR
- a CDS encoding ATP-binding protein; this translates as MGHITSKDIFRKLGHRLDQAPVRTPWTPIFRQLVEELYSRPEAELVARMPYRPSTLERISTMLGEPEDALRPMIEGLCAKGLVIDIWDGARYQYMVSPIVIGFFEFTMMRTGPDLPRARWAELFQAYMFGDKDFLHANFGDGQATSVMRTLPHEEALGEHVEILDYEKASALIEEHTEFSLGLCSCRHEKHHLGHAPCRTPMDTCTSMGTGARFLIRNGFAKPIDRMQMRDILARSRDQGLTLTADNVRRDAGFICHCCGCCCNLLQGVRETGYTGILVTSNFVAVVDENLCTGCGLCAKACPVNAVSMHPREDAASASRKPAKLALIEAVCLGCGVCALKCPTGALTLKPRPQKVYHPEDSFERVMLQALERDTFQTFIFDNPESRTQEFMRALVGGFLKLPPVKRALLGEKLRSRFLTALRRMAG